The DNA sequence TTTAAATCGAAGTGGGCCGTAGCCGCGGCGGCGCTCGCGTTGCTGGCCGCGGCCGCGGCGGCGGAGATATCCGAGGCCGACGCGCAATACTACGACGACTTCGGCGCCGCGGCCAAGCGCATCGGCAAACAGCTCGATAAACTCGGCGAACTCTTCGTCAAAGCGTCCTCCGGCAAGGATTATTCCATCGACTGCGAGGACCGCGCCGCGGAACTGGCCGACGCCTACCACTTCCTCGCGGACCGCGTGCCGCCGGCCGAAGCTATAACGGCCCAAAAGGACCTTACGGCCAGCGCCGAGCTCGGCGCCGAGGCCGCGCTGAGCCTGGCCGAATACTTCGACGCCGAGTTCGCCCACAAAAATAATAAGGCGAGCGCTCTCGACGTCTACGAACAAGCCATCGCCAAGTACGCCGACGCCCTGGCCGCAGCCCCGCCCGAAGTGTTAAAAAACCCGTAGCGCCGGACCACCGACCGTCTAGCCGCCCGTGGCGAACGCTTTTGACGTTACCGAGCTGACTTTTACGTACCGCGGCCGGTCCCGGCCGGCCCTCTCCCACGTTACCCTCGGCCTGGAGGAAGACCGCACCCTCGGCGTCTTAGGCCATTCCGGCGCCGGCAAATCGACGCTGCTGGCGGCGCTCGCCGCCGTCGTACCCGCCGTTAAAAAGGGAACGATGAGCGGCGATGTTACTTTACGCGGCGCCTCCCTCGCCGGTAAAAAGCCCCGCGACGTCGCCGGCGACGTGGCTTTCGTCTTCGAGGACTTCGACGCCGCGCTGGTGGCAACGACGGTCGAAGACGAAGTCGCGTTTGGGCCGCGGCACCTCGGCGTACCCGCCGGGGATATAGGCGGCCGCGTCGGCGACGCGCTGGCCGCCTGCGGCCTGGCCGGCCTCGAGGCCCGGCGCGTCGAAACGCTGTCGGGCGGCCAAAAACAGCGGCTCGCCGTCGCCGCGGCGCTGGCCACCGACGCGCGCCTGCTGCTCTTCGACGAGGCCGCGACCGATTTGGACCCGGCCGGCAAGGCAACGCTGCAGGCTATTATAACGGACCTCGGCCCTCGCGGCCGTACGGCCGTCGTCGCCGACAACGAAGCGGCGCAAGCGCTCACGTGGAACGAAGTAGCGCTGCTGGGCGGAGGCGAGCTCGTCGCCCGCGGCTCCCCCCTGCGAACGCTGGCCGACGAGGAGCTTTGCCGGCGCGCCGGCGTCGCCGCGCTAAACTTTTTGAATTATTTTGAACGACGCGGCGACGGCTTCCGCCTTCTTCCCGGGGTGGAAATCGGGCGGTTAAAATACGACGAGCCGCCGCCCGCGGCGGGGCCGCCGGCGGTCGTCGCGGATGACCTTACGCTAACGTACGCCAGCGGCGTAACCGCCCTATCGGGTTTTAACCTCGCGATACGCGAGGGCGACTTCGTCGCGCTCGTGGGCGAGAACGGCGGCGGTAAGACGACGTTCGCCAAAGCGGCCGCGGGTCTACTGAGCCCGACCGCCGGCGAGGTTCTCGTCGGGGGCCGGCCGCCGACGAAGCTATCGGCGAAGCAGCGCGCTCGAGCCGTCGGCTACCTCTTCCAAAACCCGGACCACCAGATATTTCAACCGACGGTCCGCGAAGAAGTCGCCTTCGGCCCGCGCCAGCTCGGTTTACCGGGGTACGATATCGAACGCCGCGTAGCGGCCGCGGTCGCCGCGGTGGACCTGGAGGAGCGCGAGGACGAAGACCCGTTCACGATGCCCAAAGGAGACCGCCAGCGCGTCGCGTTGGCCTCCGTCCTCGCCGTGGAACCCGAAATCCTGGTGATGGACGAGCCGACGACGGGGCTCGACCGCCGCGAAGTCGCCTCACTCATGGACGCCGTTACGGCGCTCAACCGGCGCGGCACCACCGTAATCTTTATAACCCACGCCATGGACGTCGTGGCCGGCTACGCCCGGCGCGTCGCCGTCGTCGCCGGCGGCCGCGTCGCGGGCGAGGGTACGCCTCGCGAGGTCCTGGCCGACGACGAACTTTTATCGCGAGCGGGTTTGAGGCCGCCGGTGGCGGCTCGCCTCGCCCGCGACCTGGGCCTCGACGCCGTAACGGGGGACGAGCTAACGCGGGCGCTGCGGATACCGGGCCGTCGAACCGAGATATGAACCAACCGCCGCTAAAAAGGCTCCACCCCGCGACGCGCCTGGCGCTGCTCGTACTAACGCTCGTACTCCTCACGACGTTCAACCACCCGGCGTACGTGACGCCGCTGGTCGCCGGCGTCACGTTAGCCGCGCTATACCTCTGCGGGGCCGGGACGTCGCTGCGCCGGACGGCGCCGCTAGCCGCGGCCTTCGTCGTGCTGAGCGCCCTCCTATGGCCGCCTTTCATAAAGACGGGCGAACCCTGGGCGCACGTTTGGGTGTACCGGGCGACGAACCTGGGCGTGCTTTACGGCCTAGCCGTCGGCCTGCGCACCGTCGGCATGCTAGTCGCGGGGTTGGCGTTCCTGGCGGTTACGACGCCGGAAGAATTCAGCGAGGCGCTCCGCACTTACCGCGTGCCGCGAGGCGCGACCGTTACGCTCACGCTCGCGTTTCGCCTTTTGCCCGTAATGTTCGAGACCAGCGCCCGGGCGCTGGAGGCCCAACGCGCGCGGGGGCTAGACTTCGGCTCGAGCTTCCTATCGCAGGCGCGCCGGGCGCTGCCGCTCGTCGTACCGGTTTTCCTGTACAGCCTTCGCTCGGCCGACCAGCTCGCGACGTCGCTCGAGCTCCGCGGTTACCACACGACGAAGAGGCCGACGCCGTACGGCGCCCGGCCGGCGTCGGCGTGGGATTGGGGGGTATGGACGGCTATGGTGGCCGTCGTAGCGGCGGCCGTATTTATTAGATTGAGCGGCCACGGCGCCGTCCTGCCCGGGCGATTATAACTACGGATTTCGGTTGACAGAGAGCCGGCTATCGGCTACTATTACGCGCCCCCGGCAAAGGGGGCATTATGGCATATGGGTAAGTTTCTTAGATATTGGAAATACGTAACGGGGGCGCTTGCGGTAACATGCGGGGCCGGCCCCGCCGCGGCCCAGTACGTCCCGGCGCCATACGATATCGAGGAGGAGTTCGACAAAGAGTACGCCATGGACCTGGTGCAGCTCTCGTACGACCGCGACTGGGACCGCATCTGGGACGAAAACGATATCGGCGTCCGCATCGCGATGGGCAGCCTTAACGTGCGGCAATGGTTTCTGGACCAAGAGGTCAAAGTCGCCGCCGATTTTACCGACTGGTTCCGCTTCCTCTACCGCTACGACCGCTACGAGGGGCTCGAGCCGCTGTGGGACGAACGCCAGCTAAACGAATTCGAACTCGAGTTCGGCCTGTGGCG is a window from the bacterium genome containing:
- a CDS encoding ATP-binding cassette domain-containing protein — protein: MANAFDVTELTFTYRGRSRPALSHVTLGLEEDRTLGVLGHSGAGKSTLLAALAAVVPAVKKGTMSGDVTLRGASLAGKKPRDVAGDVAFVFEDFDAALVATTVEDEVAFGPRHLGVPAGDIGGRVGDALAACGLAGLEARRVETLSGGQKQRLAVAAALATDARLLLFDEAATDLDPAGKATLQAIITDLGPRGRTAVVADNEAAQALTWNEVALLGGGELVARGSPLRTLADEELCRRAGVAALNFLNYFERRGDGFRLLPGVEIGRLKYDEPPPAAGPPAVVADDLTLTYASGVTALSGFNLAIREGDFVALVGENGGGKTTFAKAAAGLLSPTAGEVLVGGRPPTKLSAKQRARAVGYLFQNPDHQIFQPTVREEVAFGPRQLGLPGYDIERRVAAAVAAVDLEEREDEDPFTMPKGDRQRVALASVLAVEPEILVMDEPTTGLDRREVASLMDAVTALNRRGTTVIFITHAMDVVAGYARRVAVVAGGRVAGEGTPREVLADDELLSRAGLRPPVAARLARDLGLDAVTGDELTRALRIPGRRTEI
- a CDS encoding energy-coupling factor transporter transmembrane component T, whose product is MNQPPLKRLHPATRLALLVLTLVLLTTFNHPAYVTPLVAGVTLAALYLCGAGTSLRRTAPLAAAFVVLSALLWPPFIKTGEPWAHVWVYRATNLGVLYGLAVGLRTVGMLVAGLAFLAVTTPEEFSEALRTYRVPRGATVTLTLAFRLLPVMFETSARALEAQRARGLDFGSSFLSQARRALPLVVPVFLYSLRSADQLATSLELRGYHTTKRPTPYGARPASAWDWGVWTAMVAVVAAAVFIRLSGHGAVLPGRL